A genomic region of Pseudomonas migulae contains the following coding sequences:
- a CDS encoding winged helix-turn-helix transcriptional regulator, which yields MTTTSEVCGTGCGLNATLRIISGKWKPLVLFFLRDGPKRYGELKRLIPGVSDKVLIQSLKDLEADHVLARTDYKEVPPRVDYALTPLGRSLADAIVPLCTWGTENAAEMASIFAKRDASA from the coding sequence ATGACGACGACTTCTGAAGTTTGTGGCACCGGTTGCGGGCTCAACGCCACGCTGCGCATCATCTCGGGCAAGTGGAAACCGCTGGTCTTGTTTTTCCTGCGCGACGGCCCGAAGCGTTACGGCGAGCTGAAGCGTTTGATCCCCGGCGTCAGCGACAAAGTGCTGATCCAGTCATTGAAGGACCTGGAAGCCGACCACGTGCTGGCGCGGACCGACTACAAGGAGGTGCCGCCGCGCGTGGACTACGCGCTGACCCCACTCGGTCGCAGCCTGGCTGACGCGATCGTGCCGCTGTGCACCTGGGGAACCGAGAACGCGGCGGAAATGGCGAGCATCTTCGCCAAGCGCGACGCTTCGGCCTAG
- a CDS encoding MFS transporter codes for MRKIDINEVIDQACFNAFHWRVLFWCALIIIFDGYDLVIYGVVLPAIMKDWGLTPLQAGALGSYALFGAMLGAIIFGSLSDRFGRKWIIAICVILFSGFTLLNGLARDTTEFGLCRFLAGLGIGGVMPNVVALMSEYAPKKIRGTLVAIMFSGYSVGGMLSSGLGMVLLPNFGWQSVFYVAVIPLILLPLIMRYLPESVGFMIRQGHEAKAKEVLHRVEPSFVSLPGDEFIVPVLKAPGAPVVQLFREGRAIGTLMLCLVFFCCLLMIYALNSWLPKLMITAGYGLGSSLSFLLLMNVGAIFGAVGGGWIGDRLGLRRVLIVFFLLAAASISLLGFNSPTAILYALIFVAGATTIGTQILAYSCVAEFFPMGIRTTGLGWISGIGRSGAISGPILGGVLVSIQLPLHLNFIVFAIPGCVAALAMCFVRHRKVKLKAQGSTQPV; via the coding sequence ATGCGAAAAATCGACATCAATGAGGTCATCGACCAAGCGTGCTTCAACGCCTTTCATTGGCGGGTACTGTTCTGGTGTGCGTTGATCATCATCTTCGACGGCTACGATCTTGTGATCTACGGCGTTGTACTCCCGGCGATAATGAAAGACTGGGGACTGACGCCGCTGCAAGCCGGCGCGCTGGGCAGCTATGCGTTGTTCGGAGCTATGTTGGGGGCCATCATTTTTGGCTCGCTTTCCGATCGTTTCGGACGCAAATGGATCATTGCCATCTGCGTGATTTTGTTCAGCGGGTTCACGCTGCTTAATGGTCTTGCACGGGATACCACTGAGTTTGGTCTATGTCGTTTTCTGGCGGGGCTTGGAATCGGTGGCGTGATGCCCAATGTTGTCGCGTTGATGAGTGAATACGCACCGAAGAAAATTCGCGGCACGCTGGTTGCAATCATGTTCAGCGGGTATTCCGTGGGCGGGATGCTTTCCTCCGGATTAGGCATGGTGTTGTTACCGAATTTTGGCTGGCAGTCAGTGTTTTACGTGGCGGTTATCCCTTTGATCCTGTTACCGCTGATTATGCGCTATCTGCCGGAGTCGGTTGGTTTCATGATTCGGCAAGGCCACGAAGCGAAAGCCAAAGAGGTCTTGCATCGGGTCGAACCCTCATTCGTATCTTTGCCGGGTGATGAATTTATAGTGCCTGTTCTGAAGGCACCAGGCGCTCCGGTTGTTCAGTTGTTCCGAGAGGGTCGGGCCATTGGCACGTTGATGTTGTGCCTGGTGTTCTTCTGCTGCCTGCTAATGATTTATGCACTTAACTCGTGGTTGCCAAAACTGATGATCACCGCCGGTTATGGCCTCGGATCGAGTCTCAGCTTTTTGTTGCTAATGAACGTCGGAGCTATTTTTGGTGCTGTCGGTGGCGGGTGGATTGGCGATCGCCTAGGCCTGCGCAGGGTTCTGATCGTATTTTTTCTACTGGCCGCTGCATCAATCAGCCTGCTGGGCTTTAACAGCCCGACTGCGATTTTGTATGCGCTGATTTTTGTTGCGGGTGCCACCACTATTGGCACTCAAATCCTGGCTTACTCCTGCGTCGCGGAATTTTTTCCGATGGGCATTCGCACCACAGGATTGGGTTGGATTTCCGGAATCGGGCGCAGCGGAGCCATCAGTGGTCCGATTCTCGGTGGCGTGCTGGTTAGTATCCAGTTGCCCCTCCACTTAAACTTCATCGTATTCGCCATACCGGGCTGCGTGGCCGCGTTAGCTATGTGTTTCGTGCGTCACCGGAAAGTCAAACTCAAAGCGCAAGGTTCGACTCAACCGGTTTGA
- a CDS encoding carboxymuconolactone decarboxylase family protein: MTSKRLNYYAVAPQAMKAMMGLEKAISESVLPLALRELVRIRASQINGCAYCVDMHTTDAANQGETLRRLAALGTWKETPFFNQQERAALLWTETLTLVATTHAPDDIYEEVAAAFNAQELAELTFVIATINAWNRFGVGFAMQPE, encoded by the coding sequence ATGACTTCAAAACGCCTTAACTATTACGCAGTTGCTCCTCAGGCGATGAAGGCCATGATGGGGCTGGAAAAAGCCATTTCGGAATCGGTGCTTCCACTCGCTTTGCGGGAGTTGGTACGGATCCGGGCATCCCAAATCAACGGCTGCGCCTACTGCGTTGATATGCATACCACCGATGCCGCTAACCAAGGTGAAACATTACGTCGCCTGGCAGCTTTGGGTACCTGGAAGGAAACACCTTTTTTCAATCAGCAGGAACGCGCCGCCCTGTTATGGACCGAGACGCTGACGCTGGTCGCAACGACCCATGCACCAGATGACATCTACGAAGAAGTCGCCGCCGCCTTCAACGCCCAGGAGCTGGCGGAATTGACCTTTGTGATTGCCACGATCAACGCCTGGAATCGCTTTGGCGTTGGCTTCGCAATGCAGCCGGAATAA
- a CDS encoding LysR family transcriptional regulator encodes MRNLDLNLLRVFDAIIREKNVLRASEVVSLSPSAVSHALSRLRALLNDELFVRTTNGMEPTVRALEMAPLVRDALVAIERAVGPREFDARHTDRQFCIAATDHMTAVILPTFLRTISTIAPYASFTVLPASRIDLTAQIDVGRVDIALGSFSSIPHRLREQVLFEERDMMVVDINHPLAGSEIGLDDLSNLPLLVVSTSGSEDGLLSERGLTRRTEMFDRKALTAAFNSIGKHPELKIVQPHFLAVPSLLAGSEIAAIVPATLAKLFHQSGSAYLSELPWNSPPRAVQMVWHERHTHDPGHKWLRIMLKNAAQLVGDLDS; translated from the coding sequence ATGCGAAATCTGGACTTGAATTTGCTACGGGTGTTCGACGCAATCATTCGGGAAAAAAATGTCCTGCGGGCGAGTGAAGTCGTCAGTCTCAGCCCGTCTGCGGTCAGTCATGCACTCTCTCGACTACGGGCGTTGCTCAACGATGAGTTGTTCGTGCGCACGACGAACGGGATGGAGCCAACCGTTCGGGCACTCGAAATGGCACCGCTGGTGCGAGATGCCCTGGTAGCGATCGAACGTGCGGTCGGTCCCAGAGAGTTTGATGCACGTCATACCGATCGCCAGTTCTGTATCGCCGCGACCGACCATATGACCGCGGTGATACTGCCGACCTTTTTGCGGACGATTTCAACTATCGCGCCTTACGCGAGTTTCACCGTATTGCCCGCCAGCAGGATCGATTTGACTGCGCAGATCGATGTCGGCCGCGTGGACATTGCGTTGGGTTCTTTCTCCAGCATTCCCCATCGGTTACGCGAACAAGTGCTGTTCGAAGAACGGGACATGATGGTGGTCGATATCAATCATCCGCTCGCCGGCAGCGAGATCGGGTTGGATGATCTATCGAATCTACCGCTGCTGGTTGTTTCTACGAGCGGTTCGGAAGATGGTCTGCTCTCGGAGCGCGGGCTGACGCGGCGCACTGAAATGTTCGACCGTAAGGCGTTGACGGCTGCCTTCAACTCGATCGGCAAACACCCGGAACTCAAGATCGTGCAACCTCATTTTCTGGCAGTGCCGAGCCTGCTAGCTGGCTCTGAAATCGCGGCGATCGTGCCAGCCACCCTGGCAAAGTTATTCCACCAATCCGGATCAGCCTACCTTTCGGAATTGCCCTGGAACTCTCCCCCGCGGGCTGTGCAGATGGTGTGGCATGAACGCCATACGCATGATCCCGGGCACAAATGGCTGCGCATCATGCTTAAAAACGCGGCACAGCTTGTCGGTGATCTGGATTCGTAA
- a CDS encoding NADPH-dependent F420 reductase translates to MSYAIIGFGKLGQALAKAFARKGIEVSVATTRDPESFAADAAAIGPGIIPETLAQALRADIVFLAVRFESHRDVAKALPTWKGKTIIDVTNAYGVPPEDLGGQPSSKVIAQAFTDARLVKGFNHLVAGVLEQDPAIQGGRRVVFLASDDDDAVAEVGTLAENLGFSPIKLGGLSEGGLLVQARGNSWGQLIFKDLVRFD, encoded by the coding sequence ATGAGCTACGCAATTATCGGCTTCGGCAAACTCGGCCAGGCGCTTGCCAAGGCGTTTGCCCGCAAAGGCATCGAAGTATCCGTTGCAACCACGCGCGATCCGGAAAGTTTTGCAGCCGATGCGGCCGCGATCGGACCCGGGATCATTCCTGAAACGCTGGCGCAAGCCCTCAGGGCAGACATCGTCTTTTTGGCTGTCCGTTTTGAATCTCACCGGGATGTCGCGAAGGCGCTGCCGACCTGGAAGGGCAAGACCATCATCGATGTGACCAATGCCTACGGCGTGCCTCCTGAGGACCTGGGAGGGCAGCCTTCTTCCAAAGTCATCGCGCAGGCCTTCACGGATGCAAGACTGGTCAAGGGCTTCAACCATTTGGTCGCAGGTGTCCTTGAGCAGGATCCGGCCATACAGGGTGGCAGGAGAGTCGTGTTCCTGGCGAGCGACGATGACGACGCCGTAGCGGAAGTCGGTACGCTTGCGGAAAATCTCGGTTTCTCGCCGATCAAACTTGGCGGGCTTTCGGAAGGTGGACTGCTGGTGCAGGCGCGCGGAAATAGCTGGGGGCAACTGATCTTCAAGGACCTGGTCAGGTTCGACTGA
- a CDS encoding SDR family NAD(P)-dependent oxidoreductase: MTRLNGKTAVITGGATGIGLAAAKRFIEEGAFVFIFGRRQEALDAAVADLGPNARAVKGSVSELADLDRLYAAVKAERGTLDIVFANAGAGSQLPLGKITPEHIDEIFDTNVKGLIFTVQKALPLMVHGGSIILTGSSAGTTGAPAFSVYSASKAAVRNLARTWAEDLKGTGIRVNVLSPGPTATELAKEALGEEGMKVFASMNPLQRMADPAEIGAAAAFLASQDSSFMTASEVAVDGGLAQI; encoded by the coding sequence ATGACCAGACTGAATGGAAAGACCGCCGTGATCACCGGCGGCGCTACCGGCATCGGCCTCGCCGCGGCAAAGCGCTTCATCGAGGAGGGTGCCTTTGTCTTCATCTTCGGCCGCCGGCAGGAAGCACTCGACGCCGCTGTGGCTGACCTCGGACCCAATGCCCGCGCGGTGAAGGGCTCGGTTTCCGAACTGGCCGACCTTGATCGACTCTACGCGGCGGTGAAGGCTGAGCGCGGAACCCTCGACATCGTCTTCGCCAATGCCGGGGCGGGAAGCCAGCTTCCGCTCGGCAAGATCACCCCCGAGCACATTGACGAAATCTTCGACACCAACGTGAAGGGCTTGATCTTCACGGTCCAGAAGGCGCTACCGCTGATGGTCCATGGTGGTTCGATCATCCTGACCGGATCGAGCGCCGGCACCACAGGCGCCCCAGCATTCAGCGTCTACAGCGCGAGCAAGGCGGCAGTGCGCAACCTCGCGCGGACCTGGGCGGAGGACCTGAAGGGCACCGGCATCCGGGTAAATGTGCTGTCGCCCGGACCGACGGCGACCGAACTGGCAAAGGAAGCGCTAGGCGAAGAAGGCATGAAGGTCTTCGCTTCGATGAATCCGCTCCAGCGCATGGCCGATCCGGCGGAAATCGGAGCGGCGGCCGCGTTTCTCGCGTCGCAGGACAGCAGCTTCATGACCGCCAGTGAGGTCGCCGTCGACGGCGGTCTGGCGCAAATCTGA
- a CDS encoding nitroreductase, with amino-acid sequence MPSTQAKSTQAFTDVERIMMSRFANRFYLNRAVDLEAITGILHAARHAGTGANVQPWRVYVTVGAAKTALTDAITAAHKTAPGLHSSEYSYLPDPLPEPFASRRREFGSVFYGSLGIAHEDLPARAEQTERNCRFFDAPIGLVFTIDRRLEKGSWLDLGMFIQNVMLAAKARGLDTCTQEFLSRYHTVFRAHLPLASEELVVCSMAMGFGDPDWAKRRPHMPKASIDEFASLHGF; translated from the coding sequence ATGCCTAGTACCCAAGCTAAATCGACACAAGCATTTACTGACGTCGAGCGCATCATGATGAGTCGATTTGCCAATCGGTTCTATCTTAATCGCGCTGTCGATCTTGAAGCCATCACAGGTATTCTGCATGCCGCGCGCCATGCGGGCACCGGAGCGAACGTGCAACCCTGGCGCGTCTACGTGACGGTGGGGGCAGCCAAAACGGCGCTGACAGACGCCATCACTGCCGCACACAAAACAGCGCCTGGTCTGCACTCATCCGAATACAGCTACCTTCCTGATCCGTTGCCCGAGCCATTCGCTTCACGCCGGCGCGAGTTCGGATCGGTCTTCTATGGCTCTCTGGGTATCGCACACGAGGACCTGCCCGCTCGAGCGGAACAGACCGAGCGAAATTGCCGTTTCTTCGACGCGCCAATCGGCCTGGTTTTTACCATCGACCGGCGCCTTGAGAAAGGTAGCTGGCTGGATCTGGGCATGTTTATCCAGAACGTCATGCTCGCAGCAAAAGCGCGTGGGCTCGACACTTGCACTCAAGAATTCCTCTCCCGCTACCACACCGTTTTTCGTGCGCATCTGCCACTCGCTTCTGAAGAGTTAGTGGTGTGCAGCATGGCCATGGGGTTCGGTGATCCGGACTGGGCCAAACGGCGTCCGCACATGCCGAAAGCGTCCATTGACGAATTCGCCTCGCTTCACGGTTTCTGA
- a CDS encoding cupin domain-containing protein — protein sequence MNLLVKLIDAVLIGMLSTVALAHGGGAGDEIVTPIAQAALPPQAFAKATAVRVDFAPGATSTPHRHPGHVFVVVLSGEIESALDGQPPQLYKAGQAWYEEPGQLHRVTRNPSTSQPASLVAWLLSNDKETLVQPTESKP from the coding sequence ATGAACTTGCTAGTAAAGCTAATCGATGCAGTGTTGATAGGCATGCTCAGTACAGTTGCCCTGGCTCATGGCGGTGGCGCCGGAGATGAAATCGTTACTCCGATCGCTCAAGCTGCGTTGCCTCCACAGGCTTTTGCGAAGGCCACTGCCGTTCGTGTCGATTTCGCGCCCGGTGCTACTTCCACTCCCCATCGACATCCAGGGCATGTGTTTGTCGTTGTGCTGAGCGGTGAAATTGAGTCGGCGCTCGACGGCCAGCCGCCGCAGCTCTACAAAGCGGGACAAGCATGGTATGAGGAGCCAGGTCAGTTGCATCGGGTAACGCGCAATCCAAGCACATCCCAGCCCGCCTCCCTTGTCGCCTGGTTGCTCTCCAATGATAAGGAAACACTGGTGCAACCCACCGAATCAAAGCCATAA
- a CDS encoding LysR family transcriptional regulator, with translation MAFDRLEAMRAFCRIVETGSFTRAAHALNVAKTTISGQIQGLESLLSVKLLHRTTRRVTPTTDGAAYYQRARAVLDDIDELEVSISQSRTEARGRVRVEMPSPVGTCLIIPSLPDFSKLHPNIQLDIGCSERVVDLVQEGIDCAFRGGPITDDGLVCRPVGQMRFCLCASSTYLRNTPPILRPEDLMHHRYLGFTFPGSGKQLTPVLRNGDRTFAIDQLPAMRFNHGDAYMTAGLSGLGFISVPLAQANPHLQSGQLIPVLPDWILGGMPISLVYPYSRHLSARVRVFADWAAALMANDPHWKIDA, from the coding sequence ATGGCTTTTGATCGATTGGAGGCGATGCGTGCGTTTTGCCGAATCGTCGAAACTGGAAGTTTTACGCGCGCGGCGCACGCGTTGAACGTGGCGAAAACGACTATATCCGGCCAGATACAGGGCCTTGAGTCGCTGTTGTCGGTAAAGCTGTTGCACAGGACCACTCGAAGGGTAACTCCCACCACAGATGGTGCCGCTTACTATCAGCGTGCCCGCGCCGTGCTCGATGATATCGACGAACTGGAAGTGTCCATTTCGCAGAGTCGAACTGAGGCGCGCGGGAGGGTGCGAGTGGAGATGCCTTCTCCAGTCGGGACATGCCTCATCATTCCATCCCTGCCTGACTTTTCGAAGTTGCATCCGAATATTCAACTGGACATCGGTTGTAGTGAACGCGTGGTCGATCTCGTGCAGGAGGGCATTGATTGTGCATTTCGAGGCGGGCCGATCACGGATGACGGACTGGTGTGCCGGCCGGTGGGGCAGATGCGCTTCTGCTTGTGTGCATCATCCACGTACCTCAGGAATACTCCCCCAATATTGAGGCCTGAGGATTTAATGCATCACCGGTACCTTGGTTTCACATTTCCAGGTTCGGGCAAACAGCTGACCCCAGTGCTGCGGAACGGGGATAGAACGTTCGCGATTGATCAACTTCCGGCAATGCGTTTTAACCATGGGGACGCTTATATGACGGCCGGGTTGTCAGGACTTGGATTTATTTCCGTGCCTCTGGCACAAGCAAACCCGCACCTTCAGTCGGGACAGTTGATACCGGTTCTACCTGACTGGATCTTAGGCGGCATGCCCATCAGTCTCGTCTATCCCTACTCGCGGCATTTATCAGCCAGGGTGAGGGTCTTTGCAGACTGGGCAGCAGCGCTGATGGCAAACGATCCTCATTGGAAGATAGACGCATGA
- a CDS encoding HD domain-containing protein, producing MAPNDTFDVKIPDSSLAREVTQLIRDTESELLFSHSTRVYFWGALIGNRKGLIFDPELLYAASMFHDIGLTSIYQNSQLRFEVDGANAARDFLCSHGIGGADIEKVWNAIALHTTPGIPEHMHSEIALLQAGAGMDVAGRGFEQFTDEQRSAVIAAYPRESGFAHKMIDEFYHGMKHRPDSTFGTFNDDFLAFKDPGFKRTNLCSIILCSHWELC from the coding sequence ATGGCACCCAACGATACTTTCGACGTAAAAATCCCTGACAGTTCATTAGCACGCGAGGTGACGCAACTGATCCGCGACACTGAGAGTGAATTGCTGTTTTCCCACTCCACACGCGTTTACTTTTGGGGCGCGCTGATCGGTAATCGTAAAGGCCTGATATTTGACCCTGAACTGCTCTACGCCGCATCGATGTTTCACGATATCGGGCTGACGTCGATATACCAAAACAGTCAACTTCGCTTTGAGGTGGACGGCGCAAATGCCGCGCGCGATTTCCTGTGCAGCCATGGCATTGGCGGGGCCGATATAGAAAAGGTCTGGAACGCGATCGCACTGCATACAACGCCGGGCATTCCAGAGCATATGCATTCAGAAATTGCCCTGCTGCAGGCCGGCGCGGGAATGGACGTGGCGGGACGTGGCTTTGAACAGTTCACCGACGAACAACGTAGCGCGGTGATCGCCGCCTATCCCCGCGAATCCGGTTTTGCTCACAAGATGATCGACGAGTTTTATCACGGCATGAAACATCGGCCTGACAGCACATTCGGCACCTTCAACGATGACTTCCTTGCCTTCAAGGATCCAGGTTTCAAGCGAACAAATCTGTGCAGCATCATTTTGTGCTCGCATTGGGAGCTTTGTTAA
- a CDS encoding amidase has translation MTTPMNDEDVIGAAELPDQIWRWDAADMAAHIRLGTISSRDAVKSCYARIDTINPHLNAIVFADRQRALRDADLADRQVRNHENLGPLHGVPVTIKLNVDVEGEATTNGVPAFAGRIATGDSTVVSNLRKAGAICVGRTNTPPFSFRWFTENPLHGRTLNPWDETVTSGGSSGGAGVSVAAGMCPLAHGTDIAGSIRYPAYVNGLAGLRATPGRIPAFHPTTGLRYLGLQTMSAQGPLARRMRDVRLGLVAMARADRRDPMWVPAHMDYPDDWTAVRVALVDELPGSTIAPAIKTALNKAGQILEAAGYVVERAMPPGLTEGVEIWQSIVMTEARMGMFAGVKAIGDDVILRSVENMLAGAPPVDLEGYALAIARRDQLRRQWNEFMIRYPLILMPTSCRLPMKWGEDLGSTEDMKRVLVDQSPLITVAALCLPGLNVPTGVVDGLPTGVQLVADSYREQRLLVAGSVIEREVDMPNLHDRF, from the coding sequence ATGACAACCCCGATGAACGATGAGGATGTAATCGGCGCAGCAGAGCTTCCGGATCAAATCTGGCGCTGGGACGCAGCGGACATGGCTGCACACATCCGTCTAGGTACAATCTCCAGTCGCGACGCTGTTAAAAGTTGCTATGCGCGTATCGACACCATTAATCCTCATCTGAATGCCATCGTCTTTGCCGATCGACAGCGGGCTTTGCGGGACGCCGATTTGGCTGACAGGCAAGTCCGCAATCACGAAAACCTGGGACCGTTACACGGTGTACCGGTCACCATCAAGTTGAATGTCGATGTCGAAGGCGAGGCCACAACCAATGGCGTACCTGCCTTCGCAGGACGAATCGCGACCGGTGACAGTACCGTTGTCAGCAATTTGCGAAAAGCCGGCGCGATTTGCGTGGGGCGCACCAACACGCCACCGTTTTCTTTTCGCTGGTTTACTGAAAACCCTTTGCATGGGCGCACGCTCAACCCTTGGGATGAGACCGTGACCTCTGGGGGATCGAGTGGCGGGGCAGGGGTCTCGGTAGCAGCAGGCATGTGTCCGTTGGCGCATGGTACTGATATTGCCGGTTCCATTCGCTACCCGGCCTATGTCAATGGCCTGGCAGGTTTGCGCGCCACCCCAGGGCGGATTCCGGCATTTCATCCCACGACCGGCCTGCGCTACCTTGGATTGCAAACTATGTCAGCTCAAGGTCCGCTTGCACGGCGTATGCGGGATGTGCGCCTGGGGTTGGTCGCCATGGCCCGTGCTGATCGTCGCGATCCGATGTGGGTGCCAGCGCACATGGATTACCCAGATGATTGGACGGCAGTACGTGTTGCCTTGGTCGATGAACTTCCAGGCAGCACGATAGCGCCCGCGATTAAAACGGCTTTAAACAAGGCGGGCCAAATCCTGGAAGCAGCGGGATATGTGGTTGAACGAGCCATGCCCCCAGGATTGACCGAAGGCGTTGAGATCTGGCAATCGATTGTCATGACTGAAGCGCGTATGGGGATGTTTGCCGGTGTGAAAGCGATAGGTGATGACGTCATCCTGCGCTCAGTTGAAAACATGCTGGCGGGCGCCCCACCCGTTGATCTTGAGGGCTATGCACTCGCCATCGCCCGTCGTGATCAACTACGTCGCCAGTGGAACGAATTCATGATCCGCTATCCACTTATTCTCATGCCCACCTCTTGTCGCTTGCCCATGAAGTGGGGTGAAGATCTAGGCTCGACAGAGGATATGAAGCGAGTGTTAGTGGACCAGAGCCCGCTTATTACTGTGGCGGCACTTTGTTTGCCCGGTCTGAATGTTCCAACAGGCGTGGTCGACGGTCTCCCGACCGGGGTTCAGTTGGTCGCTGACAGCTATCGAGAACAACGCCTATTGGTCGCGGGAAGCGTCATCGAGCGAGAGGTCGACATGCCCAACTTGCATGATCGCTTTTGA
- a CDS encoding MBL fold metallo-hydrolase, with protein MNPVKKRRHLSKRAATLSADFILTATIATASLFGADMTFAAGDKPVQNDYFHTGAGNHYLHRADNDIITHSLRDNISVLEGSGANIVVLSGKEGTFLVDAGISKSREKVKAALLAISPAPVKYVVNTHWHWDHTDGNAWMHAAGATIVAQANTLKHLSHTTHVDDWNWTFQPVPAGARPTVLVKNEKTFTFEGSKIIVEHFGPGHTDGDLMIYFEKADVLAMGDTFWNAGYPFIDNQDGGSVDAAIKWANKAIERSTDHTIVIPGHGPLGTRTQIIEFRDMLVAVRDNVRRLKLQGKSLDEVIAAKPSAAFDAKWGNFVIKPDHFVQLVYAGL; from the coding sequence ATGAACCCCGTTAAAAAACGCAGACACTTGAGCAAGCGTGCCGCGACGCTTTCTGCTGACTTTATTCTCACAGCGACAATAGCCACAGCCTCACTGTTTGGCGCTGACATGACTTTCGCAGCAGGCGACAAACCCGTTCAAAATGACTATTTCCACACCGGTGCCGGAAATCATTATTTGCACCGTGCCGACAACGACATCATCACGCACTCGCTTCGAGACAACATCAGTGTTCTTGAAGGTTCCGGTGCCAATATCGTGGTGTTGTCCGGTAAGGAGGGTACGTTTCTGGTCGATGCGGGAATCAGTAAATCCCGGGAAAAAGTCAAAGCGGCGCTGTTGGCAATCAGCCCGGCGCCGGTGAAATATGTGGTCAACACCCACTGGCACTGGGACCACACTGACGGCAATGCCTGGATGCACGCGGCAGGCGCGACCATTGTGGCGCAAGCCAATACACTGAAACATCTGTCCCACACCACGCACGTCGATGATTGGAACTGGACATTCCAGCCTGTCCCCGCAGGGGCACGACCGACCGTTCTAGTGAAAAATGAAAAGACCTTTACCTTCGAGGGAAGCAAAATCATAGTCGAGCACTTTGGTCCCGGGCACACTGACGGTGACCTGATGATCTACTTTGAAAAAGCCGACGTACTGGCGATGGGTGATACGTTCTGGAATGCAGGCTATCCGTTTATCGACAACCAGGACGGCGGCAGTGTCGATGCTGCAATCAAATGGGCCAACAAAGCCATTGAACGCAGCACTGATCACACGATCGTGATTCCCGGTCATGGTCCGTTGGGAACACGGACTCAAATCATAGAGTTTCGCGATATGTTGGTGGCAGTGCGCGATAACGTCAGGCGGTTAAAACTACAAGGTAAATCGCTGGACGAGGTTATCGCTGCGAAACCTTCTGCTGCCTTTGACGCAAAATGGGGCAACTTCGTGATCAAGCCGGATCACTTTGTCCAACTGGTGTATGCCGGCCTGTAG